Below is a window of Poecilia reticulata strain Guanapo linkage group LG8, Guppy_female_1.0+MT, whole genome shotgun sequence DNA.
GGCTTCCAAAGACTTATGCACAGGATGGAAGAGTTTGAACTACGTTCCTACCAGAAGGAAGTGGTTGAAAGGGCACTGAAGGGAGAAAATGTTATCATTTGGCTTCCAACTGGAGGCGGAAAGACCCGAGCTGCTGTCTATATAGCCAGGAGGCATTTGGAGACCACGGCAAATGCTAAAGTGATGGTTCTGGTCAACAAGGTACTCAAAcaatgaaaagagagaaagagaaacacaagTTTTGCATCTATGTAtgtatttaaacacatttcttttggGGTTGGTTACTATAATCCACTCATAATCACAGGTTCATCTTGTGGACCAACATTACACCAAAGAGTTTAAGCCTTACCTGGGTAATGGTTACAGACTTATGAAAGTCAGCGGTGACAGCCAGGAGAAGGATTTCTTTGGGATAGTGGTGCAGGACAATGACGTGATCATCTGCACAGCCCAGATCCTGTATAATGCTTTGATCAACAAGGAGGAGGCAAAACACACTGAGCTCTCAGGTAGGTGAAGCTGAACAGGAAACTTCCAACTTCATGGTGCTGAGGAAACCTAACCACATGCTCCATTTATGTTGGCACTCAGATATCACTCTACTGATAATCGACGAGTGCCATCACACCCACAAGGAGTCTGTCTACAACAAAATAATGAGATGCTACTTGGAGAAAAAGCTGAAAGGACAACGACGGATACCACAGATCCTGGGTCTCACTGCATCACCTGGGACAGGAGGTGCAAAGGCCCTGGAAGAGGCTGTGAATCATGTGCTGGAGGTCAGATGAACTAAAATTCAGGATTTTGCCTCTTTTATCATCAGTAACTTCTACTGAAACATActccgttttttgtttttcctctccattttTCAGATCTGTGCCAACTTAGACTCAGTTATTGTCTCAACTAAAAACTACACTCCTGAGCTGGAGGAGAAGGTGCCCCGGCCCCAAAAGACCTTTGACATTGTGGAGAAGAGAGCAGCAGTAAGCACATTTTGTGATATGTAACAGACGAACAGTGTTTAGTATTTGGCTAATTTAGGAAGCCAGGTCACAAAGAGGTGAAGTATCTGTGACACAAAGCCCTTTTAACGGGCTTTGGGCCCCACAAGGCACACTCCATGCccacaaatgtatatttttttgtttgagaaacGGACCTTAAAATGTATCAAGATACAACGCCACGCACACAAAAGCAGGTTGTGTTGACCTAAGATGCACCTGTTTTCTTAAAGGACCCATTTGGAGACCATATCAAGTGGATGATGCAGCAGATCCACGGATTCATGAACCTTCCTCCTGACGTGAGGCTCAGAGAATGTGGCACGCAAGAATATGAGGCAGATGTTGTGATTCTGGAGCAACGAGGTAAGACTATTGAGTTcagtttaattgtttaattgttttttttttagactggaaaaaagctatttgatCCTCGAAGAGGGCATCCCATTTCATTGTCTATACTAACGTATCTTTTTGGATCAGGAGTTAGCCAGGACAACAGACTCTTGGCACAATGTGCAATCCATCTTAGACAGTATAATGACGCTCTGCTCATCAATGACACGCTGCGAATGATGGATGCGTATCGCTCTTTGGAGGAATTCTACAACACAAAAGTCACTACGGCCATTGATGGAACAGATTACTTCCTGGTGGGACTTTTTCAAGGtgggaatttttgttttttcttcctccattgAAATTCTATGTTCATTATACAAACATATGTATCTGTGTTATGCTTTTGGTTTTGCTACAGAGAATCAGGTGGAGCTGAAGAATTTTGCTGCAGATCCCCGCTACGAGAAcccaaaaatggaaaaacttgaGAGCACTCTGCTTGGCCAGTTCGGTCCAGATGTCCAGTCTCGGGGCATTCTCTTTTCCAGAACCCGCAGGAGCACCCGCTGCCTCCTCGACTGGGTCCAGAAGAAAAGGACGTTGCAGAAAGCGGGGATAAAGGCTGCCATCCTTACAGGGGCTGGTAATGGCATCACTTATATGACACAGGTGTGTCTATAAAAGattcaaacaaaacactttttccctctctttagcaacttttcaaagatggatttttttttttttttttttttttttacatattttatgctttttttatagAATGAGCAGGCGGACACAATCCGCAACTTCCGAAACGGTACACTGAACCTCCTGATCTCCACCAGTGTGGCAGAGGAAGGCCTCGACATCCCTGAATGCAACCTAGTGGTACGATATGGACTCCTTACGAATGAGATCGCACAGCAGCAGGCCAGTGGACGTGCCCGAGCACGGGACAGCCAGTATTCGGTGGTCGCCCAAGAAGGCGGACGGGAGATCCGCCGAGAGCACCTCAACGAATACCTGGAAGAGCTGACTGGAAAAGCCATCGCTAGGGTCCAGAGTATGAGTGAGCATGAGTTCCGCAGAAAGGTGAGGATGCAACAaaggttcctttttttttgctacattatTCTTTGCTGCttacaatttctgttttttcttcttctactacaTTTCTAGATCAATGAAATCCAAACACAGGCCATTattatgaataaagttttacagaatcgtgaaacagagaagaagaaccGACATGCTGCTTCTAGCATCAGGATCTTGTGCAGAAACTGTTTCGCACAAGTGGCATCTGGGAGTGACTTTAAACTCCTTGAAAATGCGCACTATGTCAACGTAAATCCTGACTTTAAGTGAGTTCACCTCTTCCCAAAGTAAACCGTACTGAAACATCCTTCAATGTCCTAAATGTTGCGTCTATGTTTTCTTAGAAATCACTACAAACTGGGTGGAAAGGTGGTGCTGGAGAGACGTTTTGAGGACTGGGAGCCTGGGTGCACGGTCAGCTGTAATAATGGCAACTGCAACAAGGTACAGATGGCACTTTGCTGAATAATACAAATCATCATTTGAGTTTATGGTGGTTATTTTGGATTCTGAGGCTTACTTCTGTTTTCATCTACAGGATTGGGGATTTGAAATGAAATACAAGAAGGTAGCCATACTACCAAATCTCGCCATCAAGAACTTTGCCTTGGAGACACCCGACGGGAGGATCACAGTTAAAAAGTGGAAGGATGTTCCTTTTATGGTGGAGGAGTTTACATTTGAACAGTACTGCAGTGACTTCTTCCCAGACTTGTTTGATTAAGACATAGATAAGCTCAGTGTGTTTTTCTGACTCCGTTTTCCTTGTTGTTTCCGCTACATTTTTAGAGGGACATGGTAAACATTTGTTGTGCTGTCGGAGGTGCTTGAAAATAAGCacatccttttaaaaaaaaaaaattaaaaattcactCCACGCATGTTAAGTTATGTTAGTGCTGGCGGGCCAGTGAGATAGAAGCTTAAAAACCCCATTGCTCATCGATCATGCTTGAAATTAGCGAGACGGCTTTGTTTATGCCCAAGGTcttccctgctctgcatgtatGATACGCTTTTCCTCAGCTTCATTGAAAGTCAAAGCAGAAAACTTAACTTTGGTGTTGCGTAAGCTTCGCTGAACATTTTATATTCGCACAGGACTCTACATGAACTCTCTTTCAGACACTTGAGTGGGAAGAAACATTTAGAATCATTAAAGAATAAATTGTGAATGCTTTATATTTCTTCACTCGTGTATACGTTTTAAACTAAAttcaaagctgaaataaaaatgttttaataaatttcttTTGAAGCTATTCTTTGATTTTCCACTAGGTGGCAGTGTCGATTAATCCCAGTTGTTTCCAAGCTACGAGTGGTGGATCATTCAGAGAGccttcagcagcagaaatgattCTTAATCCAAAGATGTGctgcaacaaacaacaaaaaatgaggAATGATCACAATCTTACTAGTATTTTCTGAAGAGAGAACCTGAACTTCTCCCTTTAGACACAATACACAAAAGTAGTCAGTTcagtttgaagaaaattaacttcttttttttttatatttatcacaCAAGATTGAAATGAAAccactttgacctttttttaaataatcattctCTGATTCAAAATGGGAAGTTGTGGTTAATATTAATAGCTTGAGCTTCTCTTTGCACATGAATCGGCTTTCattaaaaagcagcaaagatTCAACTATCAAACTTCAGTCCAGAGGGCACGCTGAACAGATTCATCTTTGACCTATGAAATGTCTTTGAGCGTTTCTCCGGGCAGGGGCATAAATGGGTCGGCCCCGCGGTATCAAATCTGCCCTAATCCTTTCGAATCTGTCCGAGAGCTGAAATCAGAGCCGCTTTCATGGACgtaatcacaataaaaacagactgtTCCGCTGTCACTCCTGACTCAGATGTTGGTGAGCAGAGGGAAGCCATGCAGGATGATTTTCTCTGATCAAGCTCAAGCTTTTACAATCAACGCTGAttgcttcctttttcttttccttttttttcccccccaactcAACGCCCTATGCATCCTAATTGCAATTAGCTGTCTTGTGAAATTAAAGCAGCTTGGAGTACATGAGAAACAGATGACAGTCTCTCTGTAGCTACGTGAGACTGGTTGAGTGTGTTTGTGCTACAAACACAATAGAGTCTACTGTCTGGAGTCCAGGATGCATACATGTAGACACACCTGTATGTGCAAAAGCAGgccagaatatttttttccatgtcatcACAGAAAGtctatgaataaaaaaatatgcagtttcATCCAGCCGATGGCACAGGCTAGAAAATAGCATAGTAGCTATCGTGTTATGATTATGTGTTGTGTAATTGGACGTTCTCGCTGGAGAAAATTTAATTGGATAATTGGTGATTAGAGTTTTGGACTGAACAATGTGGAGCCTGTTGCCTTGTTCTCTGAACAGGGCCATGGCCAGTCAGGtttgaatctcagaaattgcaaaaaatatttcaaacagggatttcaaataataaattacaaatagtgtgtgtttgtaaatgATTCTGTTTCTCTAATTTCAACTTCTCTCATTTGCTCCATGTTTATCCAGAATAATCAAGCATCATATTATATATTACAGATATACATAGCTCTCAGTCTGGTGGTTTATAGGTGATTCCTAAATAGTTCTAGAGTTGAATGGGAAGCTCGGTCCTGACGAAACAATTCCCAGTTCATGAAAGGCCGGCAGACACCCACTGTACTTAAGACCAGGCttaaaggaaaactaaaatggCATCTCTAATATTGCTATTCTATTGAAAAGTGgaacacttttacaaaacattcCACGGTCCCATTTCTTTCAGctaacaataatttttttttttttttttttagcatttttgtcAATCCCAAATGAGGTGGTATTGGGGTTGGCCAGAGTTACCGTCCTCTGTCGTCTTTGGTTCATGACATGCAGTTTGCTGTTCCATATCGTGCTTCAGTCAACCACTAAAACAACGCTGCTGTCTGGTTGTTTATTAGtggaaatggaagaagaaatcTAGATGTCCAGAACTGAGTGGAAACATCAGATTTCAAGACCGTCATGGCCGACAAGACAACCTGCATATCAGCCGAGTTGGGAGTGTGTATTTGTAAGAACCGATCGCAATTTTTAATGTACAATTTGTGGCATTAGTGCATTAAATGGAATAATTATTCTGCACATATTTCTGGCTTGAGCTAAGCGCCTCCTTGTTTCATCTCGCTGTCTGTGGTGACTTCCCACCATTTGCCTTTCTTTTTAGATGTTCGGAAAGTAATTTTTGCACGAGAGCTTACTTGTAGGTTTTGTtgggtattttatttattttttatctttgggAAAGCTGATAAATgaaactgcagatttttttcatccGGTCTGTTATGGTAGTTAAAGTTCCCTTCTGCTCCAAGAAGCCAAGTAATTCAGTAACCTGCAAGGATTAACCTTGACTGTGGTTACAAACAGCATGTGGCAGAGGCATAGTTTACTAAGCGACATCTACGTTTTCTTCTTGATTTCAATATAATTTAAGAAATCCCAACGTGTGAGCCCAATTTTTGTTTGTCCATTAAGCcattaaaatagtttgtttcaAATGGaaacaacataattaaaaaccCCAATTGTATGGTTTCACAGtagatatgtttgtttttttgttgttggctgTAAAACACATCACTTGCTCTGTTTTGTGGTTGCAGACAGAAGTCACACCTGCTGGGTCATCTGTCAAATTGGTCTCACAAAAGAAACTCTCCTGCTGTCTGCAGTTTAGAgcacatctttgtttttttttgttgttgttttcagttttgtcacACACTTCATAGTCCAGGACACGGATGGCTGCAATCTGCCCCGTTGCCCTCTGAGGTTGTCGACCTTCTTGTAGAGGCAAAACGATGTTGGTTTTCTCATGACAGCAGAGAAGGATGAGGTTACCTTCAGAGATGCAATTCTCTGGGACACCTGAATTGTCCTTCTGTTTGTTGTTCCGgctatgttttttctttattttattttaaagaccagTGAAGTACCTGGTCACTCTGTGAGAACTCCATCTGCAGATCAGTTTTGTCTGGAATCTTTGAGTTGGAGAGGAATTTTACTGTCATCTTCAAAATCTTTCGTGAGACAGTTGGTAATGCACTTAGAAAAccacagatttttgttttcttctttcaaactTTACACAACACTATTAAGTAGTAATTAAATTAATGCTTTCATTTGCATCCAGATAATTCAAATCCCACATCTTAAAACGTGTCTGAAGTTTTTGTAGTAAAATAAATGAGGATCTAGCTCTCTGAAGTGGCCTGTAAGTCTGGTGTGAGTCAAGAGTGAACCAGCCCATTTCATGCTTCATTATAGAGAAGGTAAAGTCACACGTTGTGCTTCCTCTGCTTTATATGAGGCAGACTTGCCTTCCTAATTATTCTTTACTTCAGAAGGAATTTGCCGTAGCTTTTTAGTTGCGCTAACTGCCAAGCAGCTGTTGAAATCCATTGTAAAATGGTTTGATTTCCAAGTTTCCAATTAGTTTACTTTGGATACTTtggtggctgcacagtggtgcagttggtagagctgttgccttgcagcaagaaagttctgggttcgattcccagccccggtctttctgcatggagtttgcatgttctccctgtgcatgcgtgggttttctccgggtactccggtttcctcccacggtccaaaaaacatgactgtcaggttaattggcctctccaaattgcccctgggtgtgagtgtgtgtgtgcatggttgtttgtcctgtgtgtctctgtgttgccctgcgacagactggcgacctgtccagggtgtatcccgcctctcgcccggaacgttagctggagataggcaccagcaaccctcctgaccccaccaagggacaagggtgtaagaaaatggatggatgggtacTTGGTacatttagatcaaagcacaaCTACTGCTCTGTCCTTTCCTTTGCCAATTATTAATCCATATTGAGTAATTAACTCAGTCAGCCTGCTGAGGATTATTGTAAGAACAGAAATCAGCCAAATAGTTCTTATTCACTATGTTGTGACGATGACTGACCGAATActtatgttatttaaaaagaaaaaatagataatcaaaaatgttctgtGGTAAATTTGCCCCCAACCATCAGCATTTGATCCCAATgagatatatttaaaatgtgtggggaaaaaaagtcagatttttgagAACCACTGCCTTACAGTAAAGCATAAATCGATTATAAGAAGTTATTTTAAGCCACAGCTTTTCAAAGTGGATAAAACATCTTCTGGGTGGTTTTGAACTTTGGTGTGTTATGTGAATAATTGCCCCAGGcaggcagtttgtttttgtactaaaaggtgaaaacattgaaactccaaaagaaagaaatggttGAGGTTTGAAATCAACGGCTCACCCAACTCATTCCTGGTGAGAGGGGGTATAATCTGTCCAGTAAGCTGTCAGTCTCCCAATGTTCacagaaaacaaccaaagagGCACCAAGGTGATGGACCTTCTGCCCTCATCTCTGAGTCCAACCACCTCGGTAAGTtcattttagttgatttttgcattaaaatgtaaatatttacacttatttacaacataaaatgtaatgaaaatggatcacataaaaatgtatttataggATTCAAGATCAAGATTTTTGTTCAGTGAAAGCAAGCCTTATTATTTATCATCTCCTGTTGACTTTTCTTGATggatttaaagcaaaactgaGCACCAGTGCAGTGGCTGAGGCTATGCTGAGAACGCTATAGTAGTCAGTGAGGGTCATTATAAAGAACTGCTTGTGGTTACACACAGCACAATGTTTAGCtttacaatgaaaataaaacctcttttatgaaacattaacttggtttttttttaaacttaataacTTTGATAGaagtaaaaactgagttttaaaaaatatgaataagtaAATAATACATACttatacaaacacacaaagttgTATTTCTACCCatattgacttccattcattttgataactgtatttctactttttctaATGATAACCTTAACCAGAATCTAATCCCCACCTTACCTCTTAACCTGACCCTAAAACAAAGGGGTTCACCATATTAGGACTGTGTTTTGGTACCAATAAGGCCTGTTAGTCTTCAGAAGACTAGTAAATGAAAATGGTTCTAAACAGGATCAAtaaacaagtacacacacaaacacacacaaacaaacaatacaatgagaattgtgaaataaaaacatgaaagctaAGACAGAGAAGAATGAAAGTGAATGAGGCCGTGTCATTGGGTGGGGAAATGTAATCTATCACATGAGTGTCAAAACTCAGAACAGAACCTTAAACAccacaaagaaaccaaaacaacaatgttCTGATGACATAGCCTGGTAAAGGCCCTTTTTTATGAGTGTACCAGTGTAGCCATATAGTATAAAAAGATTTATGCTGGTCTCACAGAGTAAAGTATTGATCTACCTCGCTCATTCGAGACAGATAAGTGGTAGAAGATACTACAGAAGAATGGTCTACATacctttgattttcttttctacgtCATTTCCAGGAGAGAGAATGATGGCAAAAGTTGAAATATACTGTATTTTAGTGGATCTGTTAATCCAAAGTTTCACTGGAGTAATTGTTATATAGAGAAGCAAAAGATAATTgagtgtaaaaaat
It encodes the following:
- the dhx58 gene encoding ATP-dependent RNA helicase DHX58, with the translated sequence MHRMEEFELRSYQKEVVERALKGENVIIWLPTGGGKTRAAVYIARRHLETTANAKVMVLVNKVHLVDQHYTKEFKPYLGNGYRLMKVSGDSQEKDFFGIVVQDNDVIICTAQILYNALINKEEAKHTELSDITLLIIDECHHTHKESVYNKIMRCYLEKKLKGQRRIPQILGLTASPGTGGAKALEEAVNHVLEICANLDSVIVSTKNYTPELEEKVPRPQKTFDIVEKRAADPFGDHIKWMMQQIHGFMNLPPDVRLRECGTQEYEADVVILEQRGVSQDNRLLAQCAIHLRQYNDALLINDTLRMMDAYRSLEEFYNTKVTTAIDGTDYFLVGLFQENQVELKNFAADPRYENPKMEKLESTLLGQFGPDVQSRGILFSRTRRSTRCLLDWVQKKRTLQKAGIKAAILTGAGNGITYMTQNEQADTIRNFRNGTLNLLISTSVAEEGLDIPECNLVVRYGLLTNEIAQQQASGRARARDSQYSVVAQEGGREIRREHLNEYLEELTGKAIARVQSMSEHEFRRKINEIQTQAIIMNKVLQNRETEKKNRHAASSIRILCRNCFAQVASGSDFKLLENAHYVNVNPDFKNHYKLGGKVVLERRFEDWEPGCTVSCNNGNCNKDWGFEMKYKKVAILPNLAIKNFALETPDGRITVKKWKDVPFMVEEFTFEQYCSDFFPDLFD